One part of the Tautonia rosea genome encodes these proteins:
- a CDS encoding response regulator gives MTLLSPLPEADPMASCCGSSFVLLVDDDDIGRESIARLLDHAGHPCIDVGSGREALDLCGDRLPRLVITDLCMPGLDGQGLGRCLRDRFPGLALILITAQPLDEGLLVELQNTFDEVLSKPVDCDRLLDRVSHLAL, from the coding sequence ATGACCCTCCTGAGTCCCCTCCCCGAGGCTGACCCAATGGCCTCTTGCTGTGGCAGTTCGTTTGTCTTGCTCGTCGATGATGACGACATCGGCAGGGAATCGATCGCTCGACTGCTCGACCACGCCGGACATCCCTGTATCGATGTCGGCTCCGGCCGCGAAGCGCTCGACCTCTGCGGCGATCGTCTGCCTCGCCTGGTGATCACCGACCTCTGCATGCCCGGCCTCGACGGCCAGGGCCTTGGCCGTTGTCTCAGAGACCGCTTTCCCGGCCTCGCCCTGATTCTGATCACCGCTCAGCCGCTCGATGAAGGCTTGCTGGTCGAACTCCAGAACACCTTCGACGAGGTGCTCAGCAAACCGGTCGATTGCGACCGCTTGCTCGATCGAGTCTCTCACTTGGCCCTCTGA